A window of Chrysoperla carnea chromosome 3, inChrCarn1.1, whole genome shotgun sequence genomic DNA:
ataatatttattttaggtgggtatattgtatattgtaaataaggtattattttataatcgcCACGTGATTATAGTGACTTTATTTTGATGTAGgtcatatattaaaaacaattattgatagtaataatgttattatatgaatttataaggtttaaaggaaatattaaaaacatttaattcaaaGATATGTTTACAATAAGTATCTAATCAAGATCCAAGGCCATCAAACTAAACGTAATAAATAACTGACGAGTGCAATGATCATTAACTAACGATgacgaaattatttgtttacatacatagagaatatataattatttgatgattatgtaaaataatactcACGTTTTCGGTAATTGAAAGGGAGGAGcaccttttcttttaaatacacCATCAACAAAAACACCGTTTTTACCATTacatatcatataaaaataaggGTGTTCAAAAAACACTTCCAAATGCCGTCGTGaaataaaactagaatgtcCCATATTTACATCAACTTCACCACGCGAACTATTTCGTCCAATTATAATACGTTTTTGACGAACCAAATATTCGAATTCCCTTCCTTCTAATTTTGCAATGGCTGGTCCTTTTGTATCCATTTGAGTCCATTGCACTTTTGAAGGACTTGCTGGGGCCGATTTTAATGCTAAAAGGGCCCAAGCATCACTTTCCTGTGTCCTAGAATAAGAGGACATCACTCACGCCGTGTAACCACGGTGATTATTTAATCACGAACAAACAGGTACACTTTTGCCTTGCTCAGCAAGGTAGCCCCACACGCTGATCTGCCAGTGTTTATTCACAACACTACTACCACTACACGACAAAATATACACCACAAACACAATCGACAAACGTGGGTGGTTTACAAGCAAGTAATTAAAACGCCAAAACCATCTACGCACTACCTGCTCTACTCCGATCACTCCATTTTGTCGATGTAGCAGCGTTCTGTCTTTTATTGACATAACAGTCAAGcgaacaaatattaattttattgagacCTGTAGCTTCAACGTAATACTACTAGGTTGCACTACTAGCTATGTCTCTGAAAACAAATGAAcgtgtttaaaacaaaatacattctggaatttgtttttttaataaatgaatttaaaaacaaatgaaaaacgatactaatgtttaaataattttaaaaattatttaaacgttATTAGTTTTTCCAAtgattcattcaaaattaacaaaattatacctatataaatagaaatagaaatacTAAAAAGCCCTTAGACCTAATAGAATTTATTAATGAaggtatgtatttaaaaatcctAACATCTAACTAACTcggaattcaaattttaaatgataaataacttgataataaaattcatgatgttaaaaacttttgtacaaaataataataaacaaaaaataaaaacatctaaacgACGAATTAAAacctacaatttttaaattttatttaaatacagagTGAGCACGGTAAATCGAATCAtacttgacttttttttaaaatcaatattttataatttaaatactatACAGctgtctaaaatttttatagtctgTATTTACAAtatcattacaaataatatatttcatgtgaaaaaaataatttttatcgactTAAATTTAGGGAAGTTTAGTATGGACTACCGAGAGAGAGTTTGATCCAGGAGGAAACTCGTACATGTCGGAATTTATTCGTTGGAATCAACCACCCGTACGTTCAACCATTCTTGATAAAAATCAACCattcttagtaaaaaagttatgaagaattaaaattttatattaacaaaattaaacgcCTCCTTCAAAACTTTTTTCCGGTTCTAGTAGCCAAAAGTGGTTATTCATGTATACCAGACTACATTTATGCTAAATATTAAGACAAATGGGGGGCTCCACTTTTCGAAATtctaatcgaaatatttttaattctgtaAAAGGGTTTTGGCGGTTTTAGTTAGTCTTTTGAGCAATTTACTAATGTTTCTCTTTTGATTCATTTTCCCCACCGCTTTAGATACAATGTTTCGTTGGTTATAGGTCATTGTTCTGAATTTCTTTTTGGTCCTACCCTTATTTTTAGTCTCTATAAAACCCCAAAAATTTCAAGCTGCATTTTACAAGGCCAAAAAAGATGCAAAAGTCGGAAACAAATTTGACAGctttttgtttacaaacaaaaatgccCATGTTTTTTTACCACGCGTTTTAGTGCTGCTATCTGTGTTCAGCTGTTATGAAATATTCCATATTATGCAATATGCAACAATTTAAAATCCTCGATGAAAATACtccaaaaaactgttttttttttttcataatttgtcctaaaaaatatttttttggacaaattatGCGatcatgtttaattaaaaaccttacacaaattttaatttaaaagtaggtataataaaaataaattattacccaaaatatactttcaaataCATCTATTCACTTCTCTTTAttatgtcacaaaaaaaaaattcaaatttacatGAATTTTATGAACTTGACACAATAATATTTACTGTTTACTGAAAactgtttactttttttaataaaaaaagactgCTTTTGTTGATAAGCaactaaaaatgtaaataatgatgTCTGATTCAAAAATTCACGCATAATTTATCATAGATAAATATAAGTATTGGGGATTATGTTTGgagagattttttaaaaatctttgtaCATTATTTGCGAGTTTCAAGTATAATAGCCGGGGgatttatttcttttacaatacgaaatggaatttgaaaaaaattcaacaaaaattttgaacttacAATCGTGCGGTACAAATACAAATACCAATTTCATGTGCAATAACTGtgttcgaaaaaatgattccaaTTATTTTATGCCTCCACCATTTCCATATTTTCAATATCCTCCAAcgaatttttgggaaaaaatgtatcaaaatgaAGAAGTATCAGCACAATGTAATtgtcaaaattcaaaatcagaatattcaGGCTCATTTTTTTCACCATTCCCAATTTACTTGCCAGTTTTTTATAATCCTGCTGCTCAtatgtttacaaataataactgtAAACAATGTTCTTCCAATGCTAATTGTTCACAAAGTACACAAACCGATCAATGcgtttcaattcaaaataatgaaacagtttatgaaaacaatacgaagccaaaattaaattatgaaagtactaaaaaagtattttctagaaaatcttCATTTGAAGATAATACAGTTGGTAAAAGTAGCCATCAACTGCAAGATAGAGGTGACAAAGGAGCCGGTGATAATGAAAACGATATTGATGGATCTGAATATAATTCTATCAAAAATACTACAAAAGATAAATTCATTCGGATTTGTGAAGATAAAAACTCttattatgaaaaagaaaaaagttccaGTGAGGATGATGATGGTAAGTAACGTATTTGTATAATGAATATACCGTCATTATTTTGAACTTAAATGAtgacgtaaaatttttttattaatttataaaaaaaatcgtgatTAGCAGTGctgtaataaatacttttaaaatgtatcTAGATCAATTTCAAAGATACAATATTCAGTAGCTGAAAAGATACCATATGAATTTAAATTCTGAAAGAAATGATATAAATGGACACTTTAagccatggaggttataaagaaggagaatgatcgcaatagaaaatattgtccccaaaatatggacaaaataagtgaggcgctgggagcgctaagttgtctcattaaatgcgggctatagggcttttcattttaaaatcacgattcacttttgtttcgtactaaatgatttataaccaatgtgataaaatgaataacaaatatcttctatcttagtcctatttattgctgtcagtacgaaaaaataaacgcTAAACTTGCGCTTATGAgtgcgctaatatactacttaccgacgacagcgcggctggtggctgaaaaatgaactataaattctacacattttcagggacaggtgcgctaatgctttagtacatagcgatcgttctccttctttataacctccatgattTAAGCATTGGTAAAATGTTGTAACCGTAGAATAATTATAATCTAACAGTTGTAACTAAATtacatattatgtaataattcttaatttataaaaaaataacatgctCGATAATTGCAGGGTTCTGCATTACCcaccaacaacaacaaaaaaaagatgaaattagtagataagttaacaaaaaaaaaaagtttaaattattcaaagcTAACAATTTTCTGGAAAGACGTGTCATTTCTTTGAATCTAAACAAAGAACATTACAATTACATCAAAACCGGAAAAGTTTATAAGAATTATACATTATGAGAAATCTAAAGCTATTCATTCCTAATAATAAGGGATGAGATATTAAGAGGAACTAAATAACCAATATACGTCCATTTTCATTCTTGCGatgtaattgtaataaattgtttatttcaagGTGTGTTAATTGGTTaggaaattcaattttattccgCAACAAgtgttaatcaaaatttaaatcgcAAATCAGATAGTTCTCAATCTTCAACTTCTTTTCTTGAGAACTTAATCGGTGGAAATATACAATCTTTTTACTCTGATGCTACTGAAGATTTTGTTAACttggattttcaaaaaattgataatttaattcaagGTATTGTGGAAGTCATTGCTATGATTTTTATTTGGGAAACATTATTTGTTCGCACTTAGCTATAAAACATTCTGTCTAAAACTCACAAGGTAGAATAGAGAAATTGGATAAGGTAGAATATAATAGAggagcattttttttattataatttttattatattttttaaattacttaaatatacgctttagatgaattatttttccaattagatatgaatttgtggcaaaaaaaaaaaattaatgcaagttctcttctcaaaatttttacGTCAGTGTATTAGCCAGTGGCGTAGTAAGCGGGTATTAGGCATGGAAGCCACCAGGGAATGTAGGTGCAGGGGACGAAAATGCGTTGTCGTTACAGTTTCGCTTAATCATCAAGGTATAGGTATCATTATACTAAAAGTATTGATCAATGTTCCCAGATTCCTTTGACTCACACATTACAACACAAATATAGACACGGATATTACAATAAGTGTAAGGTGTGATTTGGGAACAGAAAAGGGCAAACGTACAAAGAATTAACCCAGTGTCGCGCCATATTCAGTAGTAGATATAATACTATACGTAGTAGGTATAGTActaatcttattttttaataaaatatttagccTGGGTTCACTATTTTAATGGCTTTTTATCTTTTCGAGAATCTTCATCAGTcctgctataaaaatttattttattacagattcatgcaatgataataatgatagtGAAAACCGACTTGAAAATTCAACACAAAAAGAAAAGgttaaaatttgtagaaatgatacaccaaaattttgtccaccAGCACAAAACGAAACGGCAGCTTTGTGCATGTTAAGTTTACTTACACGACACAAAACAGCAATGGATATGGCACCACCTTCATTATTTCAACAACCTCAAACATTTCCACAATTTAAATCTGATTGTCTTTCTCGAGACATGAAGAGGTCAGAGTTAAAAGACAGCCCAagtgataattatttaatgtcACCTGCTCGTAACAATAGTATACATAAAGTACCGAATGCATTGCAACAAAATGATCACCTAAAATCAGGTTCACCTCGTGCTCCAGTTAAATTACGaacaaatcataatatttaaccATTTGCAATTAAGCAAGTTTTTATTATCTTCTAGCCACCAAGTGGTAACTTGTAAagggttaaaataaaatttttgtttcaagtatttattatttaataataatttttttttaattttacatttttatatctaGATTCTGCTGAGTTGTTTAAtagcagaaataaaaattttgtagtttttaaaaataaagtacatacTATATGAAAAGCTTTcttgtattaattattagtcGAAGTTACCCTTACTTTGAAAAATCCACTATCACCGCTAGAATCATTCTAGAAATCAAATCTTCTTGAAGATTCTAGAACATTCTACATAAGAGTACTCTACACCTCACCTTAAAGATTATTCTGGGAATATTCTGACACCCTCTGGAATATATTGAAGTACTTTCCGACTAGTTCCGAgccaaaagttacttaaaaacaaattattaaaaaaactaattgttatttaagaagggcaaaaattgatcatttaaaaatataacttttgaaaaaagtaagaaaagatacccataatttttaaattgaaacaaaaatgaatagcattgttataaaatgtatagCTTTATAGGTCAGGTGATTTTAacagacaagtgaaatttgcaaaatttaaaaaacccccgagaaagttttcgggtacggaatccgaaactcgtacttgaaaagtatttaagaactctccccattaaattatccttcatacgaaacaaaaaaaaatcggttcatccctttaagcgctacgatgccacagacaggcacgcAGACACgcacacacagacagacacacatagcggttaaacttataacaccccttttcttgcttcgggggttaaaaatatgagAAGGGAGATATATTCGCGATTTTAATAGTGAGCTGACCtctactaatttaaatataaaattcagaGGTGGGTGTAAACATTATCTTAGAACATTAAATACCATAGAAAAGGAATTTCTACTAATTGACTTACGAATTGGATTTGTgaaagatataaaatattaatagataCTGTGGTTTTCTGTTTGTTTATTCCATGGAGACCATTTATACCATTTTCAACCGCAATTTCAGTGTCTCCTATAGTTTCTTGAAGTCGCGATAATTGCACCTATACTTCTTAATGcataatggaaatttttatggGCACGATCGTTACATAAAGTAGGAGGTGTGTTACATATAGCGTAGGAGGTGTGTTACATGACACGTAGGACGTCGTAGGTGTTATAGGCCATTCAAAACGAAATGAGACCGAATAAAAGATAGTGTAAATGTAAGTTTGTACcttagataatatattttagtagATAAGCCCAAcgtataccaagtatatatattttggcttcacagagtagattaatgaatttattGGAATGCAAAGTTTACAGTAagatttctaacaaaagttgttttttatacttcataaaaattaaagaacaaCGATGTAATATTTCCTGGCCTTCCTTTTACGAGATAGCAGTTATGAACATGTAAGAACCATCTTTATTTTCAGTATATTTGAAAGACAAAACTATTCTTTACCATTTCATTAGTTCTGTTAAAATCGCCCAATCTATTTAATGAATGGACGGTTTCTAATCTTATCAAAAcacacttaaaatatttttagagtatTGATGACATCAATCTGAAaggaaatagaaaattatactaTGGACCTCCCATatcacgaaaaatattttttgtgtccGTCTAAACTTAACTACACTTATGGTTTGGATTTCAGATTTCAAATAATTACATTGTGCAGATAACGAACTGCAGCCACAACGGatctcaaacaaaaataattgttacttATAGCTATAGATAACGGAGTCTAGTCTGATATTTTTAcgcatgcatttttttttttttttttttgataaaatcactTTAAGCTGTTTGTGGTGAATCGAAAAAGTAGGGTAGACTTTAGGAAATTTTTACTCTGAATGATCCTACAGCAGATTGTGGCCATGTAGCCATTCTGAACTTAAgtgttgattataaaaattgttgaatcaTAGAAATTATATATCCCATGTATAATTTCTATGATTCAACAACTCTAGGAATTGAAGGGTGGTGTTGCACTGGTGCAAATATTTTCTGCTCATATAGTCTTACAGTGTTC
This region includes:
- the LOC123296404 gene encoding uncharacterized protein LOC123296404, whose protein sequence is MEFEKNSTKILNLQSCGTNTNTNFMCNNCVRKNDSNYFMPPPFPYFQYPPTNFWEKMYQNEEVSAQCNCQNSKSEYSGSFFSPFPIYLPVFYNPAAHMFTNNNCKQCSSNANCSQSTQTDQCVSIQNNETVYENNTKPKLNYESTKKVFSRKSSFEDNTVGKSSHQLQDRGDKGAGDNENDIDGSEYNSIKNTTKDKFIRICEDKNSYYEKEKSSSEDDDDSCNDNNDSENRLENSTQKEKVKICRNDTPKFCPPAQNETAALCMLSLLTRHKTAMDMAPPSLFQQPQTFPQFKSDCLSRDMKRSELKDSPSDNYLMSPARNNSIHKVPNALQQNDHLKSGSPRAPVKLRTNHNI